The Rubrobacter tropicus nucleotide sequence CGGTCCACTGTTGGGGTACCCGGGCTTCGATCAGGGCCTCGTCTTCGCCGAGGTCCACGTAGTCCAGTACGGCTGGGGAGGCGAGCACCCGGGCGACCTGTTCGCCCATCTCGCGCTCGGGCTGGATGACCCTGTCGGCGCCGACCCTCTCGAGGACCCTGGCGTGCAGCTTGCTCGTGGCGCGGGCGACGATGGTCGAGACGCCGAGCTCCTTCAAGTTCGCCGTCGCCAGGATGCCGGCCTCTATGTGGTTCTCCCCGATAACCACCGCCGCCGCGTCGAAATCTTGCAGGTTCAGGCCGTGCAGGACGTCTTCGTCCGTGGCGTCGGCCGCTACCAGGTGGACGTTAGGCAGGTCGTCCGCGAGCGTCTGGATCAGGTCTTCCTTCAGGTCTATGGCAAGGACGTCGTGCCCCAGGGAGTCGAGGGTGCCGACCATCGCGATCCCCAGCCGCCCGAGGCCGATAACGGCGAACTGGTGGCTCATCGGCCACCCACGTGGATGGCGGGGCGGCGGGAGGCGTCCGGTTCTGCCTCCCTGAGGACCTCGTGGGTCACGGGGGCCGTGTCCCCCTCGCCGAAGAGCATGAACCGGATCAGGTAAACGACCGGGTTCCCCTCGGTCCAGCCGAAGTAGCAGTGGGGCGTCTTTCCCGTCGTGTCGCGCACGTGGAGCAGGAAGGCCGCGATGGCGTTCGGCACGACCGAGCTGACGGAGCGCAGGACCTTGTAGCGCCCGATCTCCACGCCGCTCACCTCGAGCACGTCCGTGAACTCCGAGGCGTCCTCCACATCAACCTCCAGAAACAGGATCGGGTCGCTCGCCGGGATGTGGTTGTCCTCGCGTTGCTCCCTCTCCTTGCGGGCGTACTCCGAGGGGTCGTCAGTCCGGCGCCTGCGGTGGGCGACTATGTGGATCTCGCCGCCCCTGGCGGCCTCGTCGAGGAAGATCTGGGCGGTCTCGTCTATCTCTATCCTCTCCTGCCGCAATTCCGTGGAGCGCTGCACGCGGGAGACCAGCGAGACGACGACGATGGCCGCTATAAAGAACAGGGAGATGACTATGCCGTCGGGGCGTCGGATCTCGTTCGCCACGAAGGCGTAGACGAAGACCAGAAACAAGACCCCGAAGGCCAGTCCCGTCCCGCGAGAACCCCTACGCCACGCGGACAGGGCCACCGCGAAGGCCGCCGAGACCATCATCGCCAGCACCCCGGTCGCGTAGGCCCCGCTCTGGGCTTCGACGTCCGCGGCGAAGATTATCGTGACCACGAGAGCGATCGCCGTGTAGACGAGCACCAGCGGCCTCACCGCCCGTCCCCACTCCGGGGCCATGCCGTACCGGGGCAGGTAGCGGGGCACGATGTTCAAGAGCCCCGCCATCGCCGACGCGCCGGCGAACCACAGGATCGCGATGGTGCTCAGATCGTAGACGGTCCCGAAGCCGTCGCCCAGGTACTCGTGCGCCAGGAAGGCCATCGCCCGGTCCTTGGCCGCGCCCCCCGGTCCGAACTCCTCGGCCGGGATCAGGACCGCCGTGACGAAGCTGGTCGTGATGAGGTAGAAGCTCATGATGAGGGCCGCCACCGTGAGCATGCGGCGCGTGTTTCTTATGCGCCCTCTGGGGCGCTCCGGATCGTCGCCGTCCTCCCCCCGGACGAGCGGCATCATGCTGACGCCGGTCTCGAAGCCCGAGAGCCCGAGGGCCAGCAGCGGAAAGACGAGCAGGGATTGTCCGAGCATCGTCAGGGGGTTGCCGTAGTTGGTGAAGAGCGCGTCTTGCCAGCTAGCGAGGTTCCCGGGATCGGCGAAGACGGAGTAGAGGCACACGCCAACAACGACGAGGTTCGTCAGCAGGAACACGGCCACGACGACGACCGCGATGCCGATGGCTTCCTTGAAACCGCGCAAAAAGACCGCGCCGAGAATCGCCAGGAGGACCAGCGTGATGCCGACTTCGTGGTCCCTGAGTCCCTCGGGCCAGAACGGGTTCTCGACGATGTGGGCCGTGGCGTCGGCGGCCGAGAGGGTTATGGTGATGACCCACGCGGTCGCCACGAACCCCAGGAGGCAGAGGACGAAGATCTTGCCTTTCCAGAACGAGAGCAGCCGCTCCAACATCGAGACGGAGCCCTGGCCGTTCGGGCTCTCCGCCGCCACCACACGGTACATCGGAAGCATCCCGAACAGCGTGAGCAGCACGATAAGCAACGTCGCGATGGGTGAGAGGGCCCCGGCGTTGGCGGCGGCTATGGCGGGGATGTAGCCGAGCGTCGAGAAGTAGTCCACGCCCGTCAGGCAGACGACCTGCCACCACGGATGCTGCTGGGACTTGCTCTCCGGTGTCTCCGGTCCCTGAACCTGTTCTATGCGGTGCTTGAGCAACCAGCGGGTGAGCCGGTTGCCGTAGCGGACTGGTGGAGCCGTAGACTTAGCCATGATATCCCGGTCGCGCACGACCCTGCCGCAAGTCTAGCACGGCGGCAGGGCCTCAGGCGTCAAGAACTGAGGGCGAGGAGCGCGATCATCAGCCCCAAGACGAGGACGGTGAA carries:
- a CDS encoding potassium channel family protein, with translation MSHQFAVIGLGRLGIAMVGTLDSLGHDVLAIDLKEDLIQTLADDLPNVHLVAADATDEDVLHGLNLQDFDAAAVVIGENHIEAGILATANLKELGVSTIVARATSKLHARVLERVGADRVIQPEREMGEQVARVLASPAVLDYVDLGEDEALIEARVPQQWTDKSLAELALSRNLGLTVLALKPQNGAGTLPRGDTILREGDVIVVGGSKKTLDASPLSGPPPRKT
- a CDS encoding APC family permease gives rise to the protein MAKSTAPPVRYGNRLTRWLLKHRIEQVQGPETPESKSQQHPWWQVVCLTGVDYFSTLGYIPAIAAANAGALSPIATLLIVLLTLFGMLPMYRVVAAESPNGQGSVSMLERLLSFWKGKIFVLCLLGFVATAWVITITLSAADATAHIVENPFWPEGLRDHEVGITLVLLAILGAVFLRGFKEAIGIAVVVVAVFLLTNLVVVGVCLYSVFADPGNLASWQDALFTNYGNPLTMLGQSLLVFPLLALGLSGFETGVSMMPLVRGEDGDDPERPRGRIRNTRRMLTVAALIMSFYLITTSFVTAVLIPAEEFGPGGAAKDRAMAFLAHEYLGDGFGTVYDLSTIAILWFAGASAMAGLLNIVPRYLPRYGMAPEWGRAVRPLVLVYTAIALVVTIIFAADVEAQSGAYATGVLAMMVSAAFAVALSAWRRGSRGTGLAFGVLFLVFVYAFVANEIRRPDGIVISLFFIAAIVVVSLVSRVQRSTELRQERIEIDETAQIFLDEAARGGEIHIVAHRRRRTDDPSEYARKEREQREDNHIPASDPILFLEVDVEDASEFTDVLEVSGVEIGRYKVLRSVSSVVPNAIAAFLLHVRDTTGKTPHCYFGWTEGNPVVYLIRFMLFGEGDTAPVTHEVLREAEPDASRRPAIHVGGR